One genomic window of Garra rufa chromosome 2, GarRuf1.0, whole genome shotgun sequence includes the following:
- the LOC141326335 gene encoding lysophosphatidylserine lipase ABHD12-like, whose amino-acid sequence MKRKITQSERKKQSAGRLQQSSQKPKDLNVHARSQWQWTWTKTRFFYLCVLSVSISFLLHLFSDSIDLSRPSDVGLNHTINIYLKPEEGVKVGVWHTVPEHRWKEAQGKDLAWYEKALGDGSPIFIYLHGNGGNRSAPHRIGIANVLSALGYHVLVLDYRGFGDSTGEPTEAGLTTDAVYLYHWVKARSGNSLVCVWGHSIGSGVTTNTAVKLLEQGKQFDGIILEGAFISGRGASSQAVEHPFTWFYWKFPYIQFYLLNPLKNNKYTFPTDENLQKIQTPLMILHAKDDHIVPFASAQEIYRIAKKAQNSDERVKLVPFDGSLGYLHNGLYKDPGLPNIIREFVQSLMT is encoded by the exons ATGAAACGCAAAATAACTcaatctgaaagaaaaaaacagtCTGCGGGAAGATTGCAACAATCCAGTCAGAAACCTAAGGATTTAAACGTGCATGCAAG ATCCCAATGGCAATGGACTTGGactaaaacaagatttttttatcTCTGCGTTCTCTCTGTGTCAATATCATTTCTTCTGCATCTCTTCTCTG ACTCTATTGACCTCAGTCGACCTTCAGATGTAGGTCTCAATCACACTATAAATATCTACCTCAAACCCGAAGAGGGGGTGAAAGTTGGCGTGTG GCACACTGTACCTGAACATAGATGGAAGGAGGCACAGGGGAAGGATCTAGCTTGGTATGAGAAAGCTCTGGGGGATGGATCACCCATTTTCATCTACCTCCATGGCAATGGGGGTAACAG ATCTGCACCCCATCGTATTGGAATTGCAAAT GTCTTGAGTGCTCTTGGATATCATGTCTTGGTGTTGGACTACAGAG GTTTTGGGGACTCCACTGGTGAACCTACAGAAGCTGGTCTGACTACTGATGCTGTGTACTTGTACCACTGGGTTAAAGCACGCAGTGGAAACAGCCTGGTGTGTGTGTGGGGTCACTCGATTGGTAGTGG TGTTACGACTAACACTGCAGTGAAATTACTGGAGCAAG GAAAACAGTTTGATGGAATAATACTTGAGGGTGCATTCATAAGCGGACGAGGGGCAAGCAGCCAAGCTGTTGAACACCCTTTTACTTGG TTTTATTGGAAGTTCCCATACATTCAGTTCTACCTTCTCAATCCACTTAAAAACAACAAGTACACCTTTCCAACTGATGAGAA TTTGCAGAAAATTCAAACTCCCCTCATGATTCTTCATGCTAAAGATGACCATATAGTGCCCTTTGCCTCAGCTCAAGAG ATCTACAGAATTGCAAAAAAGGCCCAAAATTCAGATGAGCGGGTCAAACTGGTACCATTTGATGGATCACTTGGCTATCTTCATAATGGGCTGTATAAAGACCCTGGTTTGCCAAATATCATAAG GGAGTTTGTGCAGTCACTGATGACATGA